In Candidatus Rokuibacteriota bacterium, the DNA window CCGCGGTGAGCCCGACGGAATACTTGGCCCGCCGCTCCATGTCCTCTTCTTACACCATTTGCGAGAGCCGCTCCAGTCTCTTTGCGCGCGCCTCAGGCGGGGCGCGGCTTGACACCCCCAGGTGGAGCCTGTAGAGTTGCGGGGTGTCGCAGAACGTCTGGCTGATTCCCCTCTTCCCCCTCGTCGGGACTCTCGTCAACGCGCTCTTGGGACGGGTCATCGGTGCGCGCGCCCACTGGGTCGCAGTGCCCGCCACCGGAGCCTCATTCCTCGCCGCTTACGTCCTCTTCGTGCGGGTCCTCGACGGCGAGACCTACACGGGCGACCTCTTCCCGTGGATCGTCGCCGGGGAGTTCCGCACCGCCGTCACGGCCCACGTCGACCAGCTCTCCGCGGTCATGCTGCTGGTCGTGACGGGTGTGAGCTTCCTGATCCACCTCTACTCGGCGGGCTACATGCACGGCGACCCGGGCTACGCCCGCTACTTCGCCTACCTGAACCTGTTCGTCTTTTCGATGGTGATGCTGGTGCTCGCCGGGAATTTTCTCCTCCTGTACGTGTTCTGGGAGGCGGTCGGGCTCTGCTCCTACCTCCTGATCGGTTTCTGGTACCGGCGCCAGGCGGCGGCCGACGCCGGGAAGAAGGCCTTCATCGTCAACCGGGTGGGAGACTTCGGCTTCGGCCTCGGGGTCATGTACCTCTGGGTCGTGATGGGCACGCTGGACTACCCGGAGGTTTTCGAGAAGGCGGCCAGCCTGCCCCCCGAGACCGCGACGGTCATCGCGCTCCTCCTGTTCATGGGGGCCTGCGGCAAGTCGGCCCAGCTCCCGCTCCACACCTGGCTCCCCGATGCGATGGAGGGGCCCACGCCGGTGTCGGCGCTGATCCACGCGGCCACCATGGTGACGGCGGGCGTCTACATGGTGGCGCGGAGCCACGCCCTCTTCGAGCGCTCCGGGGTCGCCCTCGAGGTGGTGGCCTGGGTCGGCGGCCTGACGGCGCTCTTCGCCGCCTCCATCGCGCTCGTCCAGACCGACATCAAGCGCGTCCTTGCCTACTCGACGATCAGCCAGCTCGGCTACATGTTCGTCGGGGTCGGCGTCGGCGCGTATGCCGCGGGGATTTTCCACCTGGTGACCCATGCCTTCTTCAAGGCGCTGCTCTTCCTCGGCGCCGGAAGCGTCATCCACGCGCTCAAGGGAGAGCAGGACCTGAGAAGGATGGGGGGTCTCGCCCCGCGGGTGCCCGTGACCACGATCACGTTCGTCGTCGGGGCGGCGGGGCTCGCCGGTATCCCGGGCCTCGCCGGGTTCTTCTCCAAGGACGAGATCCTCACGTCCGTGTACGGCGCGGACCGGCTCTGGCTCTGGGCCCTGCTCCTGCTCGGGGTCCTGCTCACGGCCTTCTACACCTCGCGTCTCGTCGTTCTCGCCTTCTTCACGCCGTCGCGGATACCGCGGGAGGTCGCCCACCACGTCCACGAGTCGCCGCTGGTCATGACCCTCCCGCTGGGCGTCCTGGCCTTCCTCACCGTGGTCACCGGGTTGGCGGTGGGGATTCCCTTCGCCTACGGCACGGTGTTCGCCCGCTTCCTCGCTCCGGTCTTCCCGCTCCACGGCGAAGGCGGCCACGGTGGGCCCTCCGCCGTCCTCCTGATGGCGCTGTCGAGCCTGCTGGCGCTCGCGGGGGTGATCCTCGCCTGGCTCGTATACGGGAGCCGTCCCGTGCGGGTCGATGCGATCGGTCGGCCCGGGAACCCGCTCCACGCGCTGCTCCTC includes these proteins:
- the nuoL gene encoding NADH-quinone oxidoreductase subunit L, which gives rise to MSQNVWLIPLFPLVGTLVNALLGRVIGARAHWVAVPATGASFLAAYVLFVRVLDGETYTGDLFPWIVAGEFRTAVTAHVDQLSAVMLLVVTGVSFLIHLYSAGYMHGDPGYARYFAYLNLFVFSMVMLVLAGNFLLLYVFWEAVGLCSYLLIGFWYRRQAAADAGKKAFIVNRVGDFGFGLGVMYLWVVMGTLDYPEVFEKAASLPPETATVIALLLFMGACGKSAQLPLHTWLPDAMEGPTPVSALIHAATMVTAGVYMVARSHALFERSGVALEVVAWVGGLTALFAASIALVQTDIKRVLAYSTISQLGYMFVGVGVGAYAAGIFHLVTHAFFKALLFLGAGSVIHALKGEQDLRRMGGLAPRVPVTTITFVVGAAGLAGIPGLAGFFSKDEILTSVYGADRLWLWALLLLGVLLTAFYTSRLVVLAFFTPSRIPREVAHHVHESPLVMTLPLGVLAFLTVVTGLAVGIPFAYGTVFARFLAPVFPLHGEGGHGGPSAVLLMALSSLLALAGVILAWLVYGSRPVRVDAIGRPGNPLHALLLRKYYVDELYVLLFVRPLVGLADFCARVFDLGFIDGIVNGVGRVVVAWASGMRRIQTGYVANYALTMLLGAVAIVGFLLAR